In Arachis hypogaea cultivar Tifrunner chromosome 17, arahy.Tifrunner.gnm2.J5K5, whole genome shotgun sequence, a single window of DNA contains:
- the LOC112765832 gene encoding protein RADIALIS-like 3: MAASSNSSGGGESSWTPKQNKLFEKALAKYDKDTPDRWHNVAREVGGNKTAEEVKRHYEILLEDIKHIESGHVPTPNYKKNSTAKT, translated from the coding sequence ATGGCTGCTTCTTCAAACTCCAGTGGTGGAGGAGAGTCATCATGGACCCCAAAGCAGAACAAGCTGTTCGAGAAGGCGCTTGCCAAGTACGACAAGGACACACCAGATAGGTGGCATAATGTGGCAAGGGAAGTTGGTGGGAATAAAACAGCTGAGGAGGTTAAGAGGCACTATGAGATCCTCTTGGAGGATATCAAACACATTGAGTCTGGCCATGTTCCCACACCCAACTACAAGAAGAACTCCACTGCTAAAACTTAA